TTCTCAATCTTGATGATTTCCACGATAACATCCCAAACTTCCATCACATGCCCTGACCATCGTCCTTCTTGTTGGACAAGAGGCGTAGTAACTTATCGGCAAGCCAGGCCTCGAAGCCCTTTTGCAGTTGCGGTGTCTCAACCATATATAGAACAATCtataattcaaatttttgtactaaataaatatatatgttACAAACATTATTTGGAATATAATTTTATGCATGAATTTTCATCTTCTCTTGACTCATTTCTATTTTGATTAGTCATTAaccaaataaagatttttttagtaaGGAAATGACATGTTCTCATTGTGTGCATATTGTTCGATGTAATAGTTTTAGCTGTGCAACATTACAATGACTCAAATAGAAATTTTTAGATCTATGATAGAAAGATTACGTATAATATGCTCTAACCAACATCTCATAATAACTAGAGATTCTCACTTAATACTTATACTTTTCATAGAGCACGATAACAATCTCTTTTGTGCATGAATATCTTTTCTCTAGAATATCCCCGAAGTTAACAATAGATAATTTTGTGTGCCCTTTAGCAATAACCACAATTTGCAAATATCCATAAGCTACATGTGCCATTCTACATCTCAAATCATGTTGCAAAGTCACTTGACTACGGTGCATGGAAAGCACCATATTAGCATATTACTAGTTATGATATCAACTTGATATTCCAAGTCTACCAATATTCTTGAAGGAAAGTGCACAATCAAAGTACATGTGCCATCTCTTGTACCTGGAGCACACAATGTCATATCAGGCATGGTAAGTGCAACCACATTGTCCTTGGAGGGCATGGTAAATGCAACCAAATTACTTCTATAATGATATTTGCAACATCAATTGTCCCTAGAGGGTATTTGAATtatctgatgatgatgatgatgatgatgatgatgacgatgacgacgatgacgacgacgacgatgatgataaCGACGAAATTTTATTTCTTATTGACATAAAGAATTAGGAGTATAAAGCATTCTTACTTCCAAGTGGGATTTAATTCTAATACATGACTATTTTAAATGATTAAGAAATTATGTGATGCCTTGCGTAGGCACCCAAATGCAAGTATCTTCATAAGATGTTATATGGTTGTACTTTTTGGTGAGAGTAACTAGATAAAATCTATCAATAACTAATTCATTTTCTATGTATAAAATGAAGAGAAACATCAAATTGGAGCCTAAAGTCTAACCATGATAATTCTAGATGTTAGGTATTTTTATTAGAACCTAACATAATAAAGAAGTctacaaaacatatttttaTGAGCATTATATTTAGCATTGTTTGAACAAAAATTATGGACAACTGGTTTTTTATGTAATATGGACAATTGGATTGTCATTTGCAGCTTCATGACATGATGCAATTTTGGCATTCATATGGATTCAATTTTACGAACTATAGATTCAGGTTTAAAAAGACGATCTTAATTTTCCATTGTTTAAAGAACAAAGGATCCACAATATAGATGCAAAATCTAGAAGTAGAATCTTTATAAAATATATGTAGATTGTTGGAGCCCCTTTGGCCTAGCTTCTTGGGTGGCTTCATGGACAGCTTCACATGAAGCTATGCCAAACGGGTTTATTTTGACTAGCTTCAAGCTTGAAGCCATCCATGTGCTTCCACTAGCAGAGTGAAGCCACAAAAACGTAGTTTCACCCAGCTTCACCAGGAAAAAGCACTTTCaccaaacattttctaaaacaaCTTTAGCTTCACCAGAGAAGCTGCTTCACCAGAGAAGCTGTTTCACCAACTATTTCAAGAGAAGCTGAAACTATGCCAAATAAGGCCTTATTATTGGGGTTAACCATTGCCCCTTGCCAAAATCAGGCACCACATCTCTgttatcattttttttcaaagcACAATACAGAGATAGACACTTAGATGCACGCACTTATACTCACTCCTATGATTGGACGCGCATACTCACTCTAGCCCTATGAAAGTTTTCGATGGCATATTTTGCATCCATGGTTGGGTTAACTTGGAGTCCCTCCAATCACAAAAGTAAATTGCTTTCTATACGTGCAAGAAACAAAAACTTTAATCATATAATTTATTTGACATATAAAATTGTGCATGCTATATAAGAACTTTGCTATATATTCTACACATATTTTTTTTACTAGCGATCAGTAGTCGAGATAATGTGTTGGTGAAAGTAGTGATACCAAAACAAGCTCTTTTGCAGCACAAGAGGAATGGAAATATGCTGGTACACACAGAGCACAGTTACTTCAGGCCATGCCACACAATGCGGTCAAACTCAAAAGTTCGTCACACGTGTCCTCACAAAGAAGAACGAGAAAAAACAAGTTGGTTCCCTGGTACTGTGGTACATTATTCGGTGACGAACCCTGCCTACCCGGCCGCGCTGAAACCATCCTCAAAGATGCCATCCATGGCGACGCTTGGACACCGACGACGAACAACAGAGATGCTAGAGATTAGCTGAGTTAGTTACCGCTACCCTAACTGATTCCCTAACTACCAACGCGGCATCATCTCACAGCAAGCAAACGTTCCTCCGATGCTCCTCTTAAACACGAGCCCATTTCCGGCTCCAATCAACGACGCATCACCATTCGCAAGGCCATCCAAAGCTACCTCTTTGCATCACGATCGATCGAGCTGTGAGGTCAGGGCGGCGAGAGGAGGCGGCCAGCTACCAGCTACTAGCTCATCGGAGGATCGATGGGGCTGAAGCTGAACCTGATCGTGAGGCTGCTCGCGGTGGTGGCTgcgctggcggcgccggcgtcggggcaggccggggcggCGTCGTGCACGGCGTCGCTGATCACCAGCTTCACCCCCTGCCTCAACTTCCTCACCAAcagcaccagcggcggcggctcgccgccgacgcagGACTGCTGCCGGTCCCTGGCGGCGCTGGTGAACGCGAGCTCCGGCTGCGCGTGCCTCATCCTCACCGGCAACGTGCCGCTCGGCGTGCCCGTCAACCGGACGCTCGCCGTCACGCTGCCCAAGGCCTGCcactccgccgccgtcccgctgcAGTGCCGAGGTACGCCGCCGCGCGTTCCGAGACGATGACAGGTCGATCGCTAGCTGCGATAACTGCAGGGCACGGTCACGATCACGAGATGATGCTAATCCAATCCGTATGCTCGATGCAGACACGTCGGCGCAGATCCCAGCTCCTGGCCccatcgccggcggcgcg
This portion of the Panicum virgatum strain AP13 chromosome 2N, P.virgatum_v5, whole genome shotgun sequence genome encodes:
- the LOC120659463 gene encoding non-specific lipid transfer protein GPI-anchored 20-like, whose product is MGLKLNLIVRLLAVVAALAAPASGQAGAASCTASLITSFTPCLNFLTNSTSGGGSPPTQDCCRSLAALVNASSGCACLILTGNVPLGVPVNRTLAVTLPKACHSAAVPLQCRDTSAQIPAPGPIAGGAPSAALPPLPPASPEPEAPAPPVADPTGTAPVSQGQTRPAMLPSSARRASTHAPAAAALALLLAVGAALV